The following is a genomic window from Ignavibacteria bacterium.
CAATTGGATTTATGATGGCTATTCTAAACTTTCTTACAAACTATATAGCACATCCCGTTAATTGTTTCCTCATTTAACACCTCAAAGTCTGTGTTTTTGAGAATGTCAATCATTAATTGTTTCTTAACGCGGTATTTGGAATATGAACTTAGGCTGAATTTCCATTCACCATTTATGTTTTCATAAATCATATCCGAAGTAATTATTTTGTCCGGCTGGTAGTCCAGATAACAAGTGAGAATTCTATCTTTATCGCTTTTTACAGGGATAAACCTTTGCTCTGCGGAAGGTTCATCCGTATAATCCCTGAACGAGAGAACAAGTTTCCCATTCTCAATAAGGATCTCGTATGAATCTTCAATTAATTTTTCTATTTCATTTAAGGTTTCCAGATGAGAAATCGTATCTCCAACGCAGACAATTAATTCAGGTTTATAGCTTTCATAATTTTTAATTGTCTTAATGTCATCGTAAATAATTTTGATGTTTCTGTTTCCTGCTTTTTCGTGTAATTCGTTAAGCAAAGTGTCGTTGGAATCTATTGCAAATACGTCAAAACCCAAGTCTGATAAAGCAATTGTGTGCACACCATTAGCCGCACCCAAATCAATTGCGAGTTTTGTGCTTTGGGGAACAATTCCCTTTCTTAAATAAAATTCTTTATGAAAATCAACCAATGTTTGGAAATCACCAATCATCCAGGAATAAAATCTTCCGAGATGGTTATCATAATGTTCTTTTACTTTATTCATAATTTTGCTTTATAATTTATTTTATTATTCCTTCCGCTTTAAGAATATCTTTAGTTATCTCAATGCGGTATTTTATATTTTCTTCATTATCAACGACCATATTATTAACAAAGAAATAGACATTATCGTTTGTTTCGACAAAACCCACAAACCAGCCGACTGACGGCTGCACCCTGATTGACCAGCCGGTCTTTGCATATATTTTATAACCATCCCCTTCTTCGAACAACATAATGCCTTTTACTTTATCCATAACGCTTTGGTCAAAAGGTAAATTGTTACTTTGAAATCTCTTGAGGAAATCAATTTGCTCATAAGGAGAAATCGCAATATCGCCCTGAAGCCAGAAGTCATCGACCTTAGAACCGGTCTTCATATTTCCATATCGAATTTTCTCAAGCCATTCTTCATATTTTTCTTTTGTCCCGACTCTTCGTGCAAGTTCCTGATAAAACCAAACGGTTGAATATTTAAAAGCTGATTTAAGAGTCTGGTCCTGATTCCAATTTGGATTTTTTCTGTCAACTCCATCCCATTTTATAATTTCATTTTCATCAGCAATAGCTTTTTCCTGCAATGCAATGAGCGAGTTTGGAATTTTGAAAGTTGAAGCAGGAGTGAACTGCATTTCTGCTCTACCGGGATTGAAGACTTTGTATTTATTATTATTCAAATCATACAATACAAAACATCCGTCAAAGCCATTTCCGCGGTAATACATATCCCATTCTTTTACTACTTCAAGAGTGTCATCTGATTTAATTGACGTATTTGTTTTTGAATCTTGAACAGGTGTATTTGAGCTGTGATTTGATTTGCAGAATAAAAAAGAGAACCCAAGAATTAAAAATAAAATTTTCATTAATATAAAAGTAAGATTTATCTTAAAATAACATTTATAAAAATTTTTAAACAGATAATTATGTCCAATTTTCGACACATAAATTAAATTTTATAATGAGTATTTTTGTAAATATGAATTCATCAGAAATTAGACAATCATTTTTAGACTTTTTTAAGGAACGCGAGCATAAAATCGTGCCTTCGGCACCGACTGTGCCGTTTGAAGACCCAACTTTGCTTTTTACCAACGCGGGAATGAACCAGTTCAAGGATGTTTTCCTAGGGACAGGAACACGTGACTATACACGCGCCGCGGACACGCAGAAATGCATTCGCGCAGGCGGCAAGCATAACGATTTGGAAGACGTCGGTCGTGATGGCACGCATCACACTTTTTTTGAGATGCTTGGCAACTGGTCGTTTGGAGATTACTATAAAAAAGAAGCAATCACATGGGCATGGGAACTGCTGACAAAAAAATGGAAGCTTGACAAAAATCGTTTATGGGTTACAGTTTACAGAGATGATGATGAAGCATATAATTTATGGAAAACTGAAACCGATATTGATCATAGCCATATTTTAAGATTTGACGAAAAAGATAATTTCTGGGAAATGGGTGAAACGGGGCCGTGCGGTCCGTGCTCGGAGATTCATTATGACTTTACCGAAATGGGATGCAAGCCGGAAGATGTGAACGCAGGAATCGATGACGTTATGGAAATTTGGAATTTGGTTTTCATTCAATATAACAGAAACGAAAAAGGCGAGCTTGAGCCGCTTCCGAAAAAACATATAGATACAGGAATGGGCTTTGAGCGAATGGTTCGCGTGATGCAGAACAAGAAATCGAATTATGATACAGATGTTTTCGAGGAGATTATAAAAAAGATATGTGAAATTTCAGGGAAGAAGCATGAAGGCGAAAATATTTCTGCCATCAATGCTATAGCTGATCATATAAGAACGCTTGTGTTTGCGATAAGTGATGGAGCAATTCCTTCAAACGAAGGACGCGGCTATGTTCTTCGCAGAATTTTGCGCCGCGCTTCGCGACTTGCAAGAAAGCTTGATTTAAAAGAACCGTTTTTATATAAACTTATCGATGTAGTTGTCGAGAAAAACGGCAAAGTTTTTCCTGAGATTGTCGATAAGAAAGATTATGTTTCAAAAATCATAAAAGCAGAAGAAGAAAGCTTTAACGTAACGCTCGATAAGGGTATTGAGCTGTTTAATAATGTTTATGAGAAGATAAAGAATAACAAAGATAAAATTTTTCCCGGTGAAGATGCGTTTAAGCTTTATGATACTTACGGCTTCCCTCTTGATTTGACAGAGGTAATAGCTGAGGAAAAAGGTTTTAAAGTTGATACGAATATTTTCAATTCTGAAATGGAGAATCAGAAAGAACGTGCAAGAAGCGCAAGAAAAAGTGAGCTTGTTCTTGCAGAAGACGGTGATGATTCTTTGAATGAGTTGATTGCAGGTAAAAATATTATTTATAATCCTTACGATTTAAGTCCCAAAGGAATTGCAACGGAGATTCTATCAGTTAAGAGAATTCCGAGCTCGGATATTGATTTAATTGTGCTTAAAGAAAATCCTTTTTATTCGGAGTCGGGCGGGCAGATTAGCGATACAGGTAAATTAATTTTTAATGGCAGTGAGCTTGAAGTCATCGACAGCAAGAATAAATATTTTATTTATGTAAAAGATTATGATGGCAATAGAATTATAGATAAAAATCCAAAGGCAATAATTGATTTGGAAAGACGCTTAGCGATTCAACGCAATCACTCTGCCACACATATTGTGCACGAAGTTTTGAAAAGAGTTTTGGGAAGCCACATAAAACAAATGGGTTCTCTTGTATCGGATGAATATCTGCGGTTTGATTTTCCACACTTTCAAAAAGTTACTGATGATGAACTGAGAAGAATTGAAGATGAAGTGAATGATAAGATATTCCAGAATATTCTTGTTAATACGCTTGTTGATATTCCGATTGAAGAAGCAAATGAAATTCCAAATGTTAAAAAATTCTTTGGTGAGAAATACGGAGAGAAAGTCCGTGTTGTTATTATAGATGAGAATTTTAGTGTTGAGTTCTGCGGAGGAACACATGTAAAAAAGACCGATGAAATTGGGTTGTTTAAGATTACAAAAGAAGAAAGTATTTCATCGGGTGTTCGCAGAATTTTTGCTGCGACAGGTGAAGGAACAAAGAAATGGCTGAATGAGCAAAATGAAAAAGTAAAAGCTATTTATACTGCTTGGCCTGAGCCTTTTAAGAAAAATATTCCTGAGAATTTATCAGTTGATAAAATTGCAGACAAAATTAATAAAACTTCATACGATGACGGCAAAGCTTTGAAAGACGCTTCAAAAACATTAGATGAAGCTCTTGAAATTTACAATAAAGTAAATGATGAATACCTTGAGTCAAAGAAAAAAGAAGAAAAAGAAAATTTAAAGAAGAACCTATCAGTAATATTCGAAAAAATTAAAAATGAAATTGATTCTGCGAAGTCGATTAATGATGTGAAATATCTTATTTCTGAAGAAAAGATTTATTCAAAAGATGAATTGAAAGAGATAAGTGATTTTGTGAATTCAAATTTCAAAGACGGTGTTGCATTTATGATTTTAAATCAAGATGATAAGGTTAATTTATTATTATATGTCGGTGATATTGTTTCTTCAAATCATGGTTTAAATGCGGGAAAGCTTGTCGGTGAATATGCAAAGAAATTCGGCGGAGGAGGCGGCGGTAAAGCGAATGTTGCGACCGCGGGATTGAAAGATGCTTCAAAAGTTGAAGAAGTTAAGAACGGTTTTGAAGAGTTTTTAAAAGAAAAACTAAAATGAAAGTAATCATACCTGTTGCGGGATTTGGGACGCGGCTGCGACCGCATACGCTGCTTCATCCGAAAGTTTTAATGACTGTTGCAGGCAAGCCGATGATTTATTTTATCGTCGAGCAAATCATCAAAGAAAAAATTTCCAATCACATAGTTTTTGTTGTTGGATATCTCGGTGATAGAATTGAAAAATATATTTTAAAAGAGTTTGTTCATAATAAAGACATCAAGTTTGAGTTTTTAGTCCAGGATGAACCGAAAGGACTCGGACATGCTGTTCATTGCGCAAAGCCCGCGTTCACGGATGATGATAAGGAAGCTTTTATCATTCTTGGCGATACATTGTTCGATGTTGATTTGAAGAAGTTAGTTTCTAATGATTTATCCGTAATCGGTGTAAAGAAAGTCGATGACCCGAGAAGATTCGGTGTTGTTGAAACTAATAATGATAAAATTATTACAAGACTCGTTGAAAAACCCGCTTCAAAGGAAGTTTCACCGTCGAACGATGCAATTGTCGGATTGTATTACATAAAAAATTCAGATAATCTTTTCGGAGCGCTTGAATATATTTTTAAGAATGAAATAAAAACTAAAGATGAATACCAGCTCACCGATGCACTTGCAAAAATGATTGCTGATGGTAAAAAGATGACGACTTATGATGTTCAAGGGTGGCTTGACTGCGGAAAAATCGAGACGATTTTAGAAACAAATGCTTACCTACTTGATAAATTATATGCCAATAAGAACTATGAGTTTGAAAATACAATTATTATGGCTCCGGTTTATATAGCTGACGGATGCAAAATAAAAAATTGCACGATTGGCCCTAATGTTTCGATTTCGAAAGATTGCATCATTGAAAATACGATTATAAAAAATTCAATCGTGAATGATAAATGCGAAATTGATAATTCCGAGATTAACGATTCGCTGGTTGGATTTAACTGTAAGGTGAAAAATTACAAAGGAACTATGACGCTGGGTGATTATAGTGAAGTGTGATTTTTATTTAATAGACTGGGATTCCCGCCTGCGCGGGAATGACTTCCTATTATTAGGAATTAATTTTCAACTCTCCTCAATATTTTTTGATAAAAAATATTCCACTCCTATTAAAAGCAAAGCAAGGATTAAGAAATAGCTCCAGAGTTCCATTCCTGTTCCGGCTTGCTGGATTTTAAATGAAATTGCTTCCCCCTCGTTGATTGAAGTTACATTATTGATACCCGCATTATTAAAATAATCCTCAACAGAACTTTCTTCCGTAAAAGATAAATTACTCTCAACTGAATTTTTGTTTAAAGCAAATGAAGTTACCAAATTGTTTGCCGAGTCAAGAACTTCATAGTTCCCTATCATCGCAGTTTCTTTTGAGAACGGAACCATAAGATAACCTGAGCCTGAAGAATTATTTATGTTTAAAATATTTTGCTGTGATGATTTAATATTTAATTGTGTCGATGTAGATTGCAAAGGAATGATATTAACCTTCCCGACTTCATAATATGTATTAGGATTGAACTCTGAACTTAGATATAATAAGCTTCTCATCATAAGTGGGGCAAAAATTGAGTTCATCGGAAAATTTGATTTAACTAAATCTGCCGGAACCGATGACACAATAATTTTTCCTTCTCCTGTTATCGACTCAATCAGAAAATCTTTCTGGTTGTTCAGAGTTATGAGAGCATTTGAGTTTTCCGATTTTAAAATTTCATAAAAGCTCCTGATTGACGGTGACTCAACCTGATTTGATTCATCTCTGAAAATTCCCGTTAATGCGGGATGACTGTAATTTAGATTTTCAAATTTCAATTCAGGATTACCGCTGATTTCCTGATTAATTTTTATGTTATTGAATCTTGAAAAATAATTTGAGTTGAGATTATTTAAATCAGGAGAATTTCCCGGAAAAACAAAAAAACCGCCTCCTTTAATTGCATAATCATATAAAGCATTTGCATCGCTTTCATTTATATTATTTACGCCTGTTAAAATAACAGCATCAAAATTATTCAAGTTCTGACTAAGATTATTTGTCTTATTAAAATTTATAGCATAAGTATTTTTAAGTGAATCAGCGCTCAATTGATTTACTGAATTCAGTACTAACTCAACGTACTTACTACTTCCTGGTTCCTGTTCATAAATCAAAAAATTATAATTTTCAGGAACATCGAGCGTGAAATAAATATAATTATCTTCTTTTAACTCATCTTCCGAAAAATCATTTTGCACAAGTTCAAGATAACCTGAGTTTATACCCGATTGATTAACCGGAAAAGAAAACTCGACGGACTGAGTTGAACCCGATATAACATCAGCATAACGCTCTGCGACTCTTTGATTATTTAGGAACAAATTTATTTGTTTGTTCTTAACATCAATATTAGAATTATTTTTAAAATCTATTTTGAGCTTTACACTGCTTCCCTTTTCGATTACAGGCGAAGAAAATTTTAAGTTTTCAATACTGAGATTATTTGCCTGTCTTCTGTCAAAACTCAGCAAATACAAATTTGCATTTTTAAATTTATCGCTTAATGTTTGTTCTGCGTTTGCTGAAAAATTAACATCCTGAAAATCAGAGATAACAAAAACGTCGTTGTTCACAGTATTGGAGTTACTTAAAATTTCATTTGCAAAATTCATCATTGCGGGAAAATCTGTTTTCACATAAGAATAATTTATATTTGCGAGATTATCATTAAACTCTTTAAAGCTCGAAAAAATAAAATTTTTGTCTTTGAGATAAATATTAGATGCAGGAATTAAATAAACGTTGTCGGTTTCTTTGTAATTTGCAAGAATATTACTAACATATGTTTTTGCCTGGTCGAGATATGTTCCATTTGCATTTTTTATGTTCATGCTGAACGAATCATCTATGAATATCAAAGCAGTTTTAGTTGCGGATGAATTTCCTGCAGAAAGGTTATTAACAACAGGTTTTGCAAAAGCAAGAACGGCAAATGTAATAATCAAAATGCGGCATGCAAGAAGCAGCAACTGTTTCAGTTTTATTCTTCGGAGCTTGGATTTTTGCAGTTCTTTGAGGAACATTAATGTCGAGAACTCAACTTTTTTAACTTTGCGCAGATTAAAAAGATGAATTAATATGGGAATGCTGACCGCAATTAACCCCCACAAAGCCGCAACGTTAAGGAAAGACATTAATTTGAATTTTATTAGTTTATTTTTTTCACAAAATTATTCAGATGAGCAAAAATTCTGCTGTTTTATTCCTCAACGGTAATAAAACGAATATCAAAATTATCAATAAGTTTTTAAGTAAAAAGTCATTAAAAGTCAGTGCCGACGGTGCTTCGAACTATCTTAGGAAGCTAAAAATCATTCCCGATATTATCATAGGTGACCTTGATTCTATCACTGCGAAAAACTTAAAATATTTTTCCAAAAAAAAAGTTAAAATTATTAAGCTTGAAGAACAAGAAACGACCGATTTTGAAAAAGCTTTAAATTATATTATTAGTCTAAAAATTAAAAAAATCTCGGTTTTTGGTGCAATGAGCCGACGTTATGACCATACTTTGAACAATCTTAGCGTTCTAAAACGATATTACAAAAATAGCAGTATAACTTTATACGATAATAAATACGAATCGTTTTACTGTGGCAAATCCTTATCCTTTAAATACAAAAAAAATAAGATAGTTTCATTTTTGGGCATACCTTATGCAACGGATGTAACAACAGAAGGCTTAAAGTATCCTCTTAAAAATGAAACTCTGTATTTTGGAATTCGTGAAGGAACTTTAAATGAATCTGTTTCAGATGAAGTGAAGATTAAATTTAAGAAAGGTGATTTATTGTTGTTTAAAAGACATTTTTGGGAATGATGATTCAATTCACGATATTAGATTACATTATAATTGTTGTATATTTTTTAATCGCTATATACATTGGTTTAAAATCCAAGAACACTGAAAATTCCAAAGTTGATTATTTAGTTGCGGGAAGAACTTTGACTCTGCCTGCGTTTGTGGCGACATTAGTTTCGACTTTTTACGGAGGTGTTTTAGGAGTTGGTGAATTTGTTTACACATTCGGGATTTCAAGCTGGTTTCTGAACGCATTCCCGTATTATTTTTTTATAATAATATTTGCTTTGTTCTTTGCATCCAAAATTAAAAAGACAAATATGTTCACAATTCCTGACAAGCTCGAAGCTACATATGGGAAAAGCGTGAGCTTGCTCGGAGCGTTTTTTATTTTTTTACTTACAACACCTGCCCCGTATATTTTCATGATGGGGATTTTGATGCAATTAATTTTTGGATGGTCTTTATTGCTTTCGGTAATTGTGTCGCTGCTGGTATCAATATTATTTTTGTTTAAGGGTGGACTGAAAGCAGATGTGAACGTAAATAAATTTGAATTCATACTAATGTATGTCGGGTTTGCGGTCATCATACCTTTTTGTTTCGCAAATATCGGCGGCTTAAACTATTTGAGTGAAAATTTGTCAGACTTGCATCTTGATTTAACAGGGGGAAATTCACTTCAATATATTTTGGTTTGGTTTTTTATAGGGGCATGGGCAATCGTTGACCCGTCTTTTCATCAAAGATGTTATGCAGCAAAGACAGAAAAGGTTGCAAGAAATGGTGTGTTCATCAGCTTAATTTTTTGGTTTATATTTGACATGCTGACATTACTAACAGGACTTTATGCGGCGGCATATTTTTCAAATCTCGAAAACCCGACATTTGCTTATCCTGTTCTTGCTGATGCGATTTTGCCTCAGGGAATAAAAGCATTATTTTTTCTGGGATTAATTGCAACGATTATGTCGACGCTTCATTCTTATGTATTCGTTTCTGCTTCTACGTTGGGCAATGATGTATTTTCAAAAATTTCTAAATGGAACATTAAGATGAAAGGCGACAAGAATTTATATACTCAGGCAGGAATTTTAATCACGAGTATTATTTCATTATTAATTATTTTTCTTATTCCATCAGTGGTAGCAATGTGGTACACAATAGGCAGTCTTGTGATACCCGCTTTGCTTATAGGTGTTGTAACTTCTTATTCGAATAAGTTGCAAGTGGAGGGGAAATTTATTTTCTTTGCAATGCTTGCCTCGTTTTTTATTTCGCTTGTTTCATTTTTATACGGAAATATTAATATAAATGGAGGTTACCCGGTTTATCCATTAAATCTGGAACCGATGTATCCGGGGTTGTTTGCAGGATTGCTTATTTATTTAACAGGATATTTAATTCAAAGAAAGTCTAAGCTTAATAATGCTTAAAAGTTTTTCTAAAATATTTATAATTGGTTTTTTGTTTCTTTCGTGCAGCTTTCTCAGAGCACAAGATTCTACAACTTCAATAATTGAATTGGAATTAAAACCAAAGTATCAATTTGATTCTGTTCTCTTTAATGTATTTCCCGGAAAAATAAACAAAAACAAATATGCACTTGTGCTCAGCGGAGGCGGCGCAAGAGGAATATCACAAATCGGTGTGCTAAAAATTTTGGAGAAACACGACGTTCCGGTTGATTTAATTGTAGGAACCAGCATAGGAAGCTTAGTCGGAGGTTTATATTCAAGCGGTTATAAACCTGTTGAACTTGAAAAAATGTTTGCTAAAATTGATTGGGAGAATACTTTACGCCTTTCAAATTCTTCCGTTCGTGAGAACTTATATTTTGAACAAAAACGAATCCAGGATAAGAGCCTTTTGACAATTTCTCTTGAGGGGTTCTCACCTGTAATACCAACTTCTCTTTCAAATGGACAAAACATTTTAGAACTTATTAACCTCCAGGTTCTTAATTCACTTTATAATGATAAAAATGACTTCACTAAATTAAAAATTCCCTTTGCAACAGTTGCTACAAATATAGACAATGGAGAAAGAGAGGTTTTAACAAAGGGAAATTTGAGCGAAAGCATAAAGGCATCATTGACATTTCCTATAATTTATTCTCCTACCAAAGTTGGCGATAAAAATCTTGTTGACGGAGGATTAACTGCAAACATTCCCACAGATGTTGCTGATGAGCTTGGCAGTAATTTTACAATAGTCGTCAATACAACAAGTCCATTAAGAGATGCAAAAGAATTAATTAACCCTCTTAATACCGCAGACCAGATACTTTCGATAACTATGGATAAACTGAACGATATACAGTTATCAAAAGCTGATTTCATTATCACACCCGATTTAGGAGACTATTCATCAAATGATTTCAGTAAAATAGATTTTTTAATAAATAAAGGAGAACAGGCAGCAGAGTTAAAAGTTAATGAGCTTTTGCATATTATTGATTCGCTTGAAACAACCACGTCAAAATACTTCAATAATTTTGTTACAAATCCGAGATTGGAATACGATTTAAATTATTTTCCCCAGAATATAAATGACGAAGTATTTAATTTACTAAACAAAAACTTTGTCAGGTTTACCGAAATAGAAAAAGCACTAAAGATTATTTATAAAACAGGGTATTACAAAAATGTATATGCAGTTACCGGAAGAGATGAGACAGGCGCATATATAAGGTTTTATGGAAATATGAATCCCGTTTTAAAGGAAATTAAAATTAATCAAGAATATAGTTTTTTAGATTCCTTGTTAACGAATTTCAAACAGAACTTTGGTGGTTCTAATATTAATTCTGATTCTGCATTCCGGCTTTATGAAGATATACTCACAAAATTTCGTGAAAACAATTTTAGCTTTGCAAACATTGATAAGTTTTATCTTGAGTATGATACCGGAATTTTGGACTTAATTATAGATGAAGGGAAAATTGATACAATGATTATAACAGGAAATTCAAGAACAAATAATTCTTTAATTATGCGTGAACTGACTTTAAACGCGAATAAGCCTGTAACAAGCTCAGAACTCTCCCAAAGCATGAAGAACCTTGGCAGTATGAACTTATTCAGGCAAGTCAGTTTAAATTATACAATAAATAATTATTACAAAAATTTGATAGTTGATTTAGTTGAAAAGAATACAAGAAATATACGTCTTGCAATAAGATCGGATAATGAAAGGAAAGTTCAGGGACTAATTGACTTAAGAGATGAAAATTTTCTCGGCACGGGAAATGAAATCGGGTTTAATGCCAGCGCAAGTGTCATTGGATATGAATTCAGAGGTGAGTTCAGGTCAAACAGGTTTTTTGATACTTATCTAACATATAATTTATCTGCATATTACGGAGCTAATGATCTGAATACTTATATTGAGATAACAGATAACGAGGCGAATAGTTTCCAGCGTGAAAAAACCGGAACATACCGTGACTTAAGGAGAGGTTTAAGCTTTTTACTGGGGACGCAGCTGGAAAAGCTTGGTATGTTATATGGACAGTTTTTTTATGATTTTTATAAGCTGGAGACAATATCGGGCAGTAATGTAATTTCAGATGATTTGCGCATTTTAAAAATAAGAGTCGGAAGTTTTATAGACTCACAGGATAAGATTCCTTTTCCTACACGAGGTACTAAACTTAATTTATTTTATGAAACAAGCCAGAGTAATTTGGGAAGCAACAATAGTTACTCAAGATTATTTTTAAATTATGAGCAGAATTTTTCTTTAAAAAAATCTTTTACTTTAAAACCAAGATTTATTTTCGGATTTGCCGATAAGACAACCCCCTACCAGGACCAATTTTCAATGGGCGGCGAATCATCTTTTTTTGGAATGGTGGAAAATCAGCTGCGGGGGAGACAAATTCTTGAAACATCATTTGAACTCAGATATTTATTCCCTGTTAAAATCTTTTTCGATACATATGCTAAAATCCGTTATGACATAGGCAAAGTTTGGGAAAATGCAGAAGATATTCGCCTGAAAGATTTACGTCATGGAATCGGTCTATCAATTGCATTTGATTCCCCGATAGGTGAGGCATCCTTTTCAGTCGGAAAAACTTTCCTTATTAATCGCGGTTTGGCATCGGATTCATTTCTTTTTGGTCCCTACACATTTTATTATTCCATAGGTTATGATT
Proteins encoded in this region:
- a CDS encoding methyltransferase domain-containing protein — protein: MNKVKEHYDNHLGRFYSWMIGDFQTLVDFHKEFYLRKGIVPQSTKLAIDLGAANGVHTIALSDLGFDVFAIDSNDTLLNELHEKAGNRNIKIIYDDIKTIKNYESYKPELIVCVGDTISHLETLNEIEKLIEDSYEILIENGKLVLSFRDYTDEPSAEQRFIPVKSDKDRILTCYLDYQPDKIITSDMIYENINGEWKFSLSSYSKYRVKKQLMIDILKNTDFEVLNEETINGMCYIVCKKV
- the blaOXA gene encoding class D beta-lactamase is translated as MKILFLILGFSFLFCKSNHSSNTPVQDSKTNTSIKSDDTLEVVKEWDMYYRGNGFDGCFVLYDLNNNKYKVFNPGRAEMQFTPASTFKIPNSLIALQEKAIADENEIIKWDGVDRKNPNWNQDQTLKSAFKYSTVWFYQELARRVGTKEKYEEWLEKIRYGNMKTGSKVDDFWLQGDIAISPYEQIDFLKRFQSNNLPFDQSVMDKVKGIMLFEEGDGYKIYAKTGWSIRVQPSVGWFVGFVETNDNVYFFVNNMVVDNEENIKYRIEITKDILKAEGIIK
- the alaS gene encoding alanine--tRNA ligase, which translates into the protein MNSSEIRQSFLDFFKEREHKIVPSAPTVPFEDPTLLFTNAGMNQFKDVFLGTGTRDYTRAADTQKCIRAGGKHNDLEDVGRDGTHHTFFEMLGNWSFGDYYKKEAITWAWELLTKKWKLDKNRLWVTVYRDDDEAYNLWKTETDIDHSHILRFDEKDNFWEMGETGPCGPCSEIHYDFTEMGCKPEDVNAGIDDVMEIWNLVFIQYNRNEKGELEPLPKKHIDTGMGFERMVRVMQNKKSNYDTDVFEEIIKKICEISGKKHEGENISAINAIADHIRTLVFAISDGAIPSNEGRGYVLRRILRRASRLARKLDLKEPFLYKLIDVVVEKNGKVFPEIVDKKDYVSKIIKAEEESFNVTLDKGIELFNNVYEKIKNNKDKIFPGEDAFKLYDTYGFPLDLTEVIAEEKGFKVDTNIFNSEMENQKERARSARKSELVLAEDGDDSLNELIAGKNIIYNPYDLSPKGIATEILSVKRIPSSDIDLIVLKENPFYSESGGQISDTGKLIFNGSELEVIDSKNKYFIYVKDYDGNRIIDKNPKAIIDLERRLAIQRNHSATHIVHEVLKRVLGSHIKQMGSLVSDEYLRFDFPHFQKVTDDELRRIEDEVNDKIFQNILVNTLVDIPIEEANEIPNVKKFFGEKYGEKVRVVIIDENFSVEFCGGTHVKKTDEIGLFKITKEESISSGVRRIFAATGEGTKKWLNEQNEKVKAIYTAWPEPFKKNIPENLSVDKIADKINKTSYDDGKALKDASKTLDEALEIYNKVNDEYLESKKKEEKENLKKNLSVIFEKIKNEIDSAKSINDVKYLISEEKIYSKDELKEISDFVNSNFKDGVAFMILNQDDKVNLLLYVGDIVSSNHGLNAGKLVGEYAKKFGGGGGGKANVATAGLKDASKVEEVKNGFEEFLKEKLK
- a CDS encoding sugar phosphate nucleotidyltransferase encodes the protein MKVIIPVAGFGTRLRPHTLLHPKVLMTVAGKPMIYFIVEQIIKEKISNHIVFVVGYLGDRIEKYILKEFVHNKDIKFEFLVQDEPKGLGHAVHCAKPAFTDDDKEAFIILGDTLFDVDLKKLVSNDLSVIGVKKVDDPRRFGVVETNNDKIITRLVEKPASKEVSPSNDAIVGLYYIKNSDNLFGALEYIFKNEIKTKDEYQLTDALAKMIADGKKMTTYDVQGWLDCGKIETILETNAYLLDKLYANKNYEFENTIIMAPVYIADGCKIKNCTIGPNVSISKDCIIENTIIKNSIVNDKCEIDNSEINDSLVGFNCKVKNYKGTMTLGDYSEV
- a CDS encoding BatA domain-containing protein — its product is MSFLNVAALWGLIAVSIPILIHLFNLRKVKKVEFSTLMFLKELQKSKLRRIKLKQLLLLACRILIITFAVLAFAKPVVNNLSAGNSSATKTALIFIDDSFSMNIKNANGTYLDQAKTYVSNILANYKETDNVYLIPASNIYLKDKNFIFSSFKEFNDNLANINYSYVKTDFPAMMNFANEILSNSNTVNNDVFVISDFQDVNFSANAEQTLSDKFKNANLYLLSFDRRQANNLSIENLKFSSPVIEKGSSVKLKIDFKNNSNIDVKNKQINLFLNNQRVAERYADVISGSTQSVEFSFPVNQSGINSGYLELVQNDFSEDELKEDNYIYFTLDVPENYNFLIYEQEPGSSKYVELVLNSVNQLSADSLKNTYAINFNKTNNLSQNLNNFDAVILTGVNNINESDANALYDYAIKGGGFFVFPGNSPDLNNLNSNYFSRFNNIKINQEISGNPELKFENLNYSHPALTGIFRDESNQVESPSIRSFYEILKSENSNALITLNNQKDFLIESITGEGKIIVSSVPADLVKSNFPMNSIFAPLMMRSLLYLSSEFNPNTYYEVGKVNIIPLQSTSTQLNIKSSQQNILNINNSSGSGYLMVPFSKETAMIGNYEVLDSANNLVTSFALNKNSVESNLSFTEESSVEDYFNNAGINNVTSINEGEAISFKIQQAGTGMELWSYFLILALLLIGVEYFLSKNIEES
- a CDS encoding thiamine diphosphokinase; the protein is MSKNSAVLFLNGNKTNIKIINKFLSKKSLKVSADGASNYLRKLKIIPDIIIGDLDSITAKNLKYFSKKKVKIIKLEEQETTDFEKALNYIISLKIKKISVFGAMSRRYDHTLNNLSVLKRYYKNSSITLYDNKYESFYCGKSLSFKYKKNKIVSFLGIPYATDVTTEGLKYPLKNETLYFGIREGTLNESVSDEVKIKFKKGDLLLFKRHFWE